The following coding sequences lie in one Bordetella genomosp. 9 genomic window:
- the cyoE gene encoding heme o synthase: MTSFVASDSGLLRQYVVLTKPRVTQLAVFCAVIGMFLAAPGMPDLKRVAFATLGIWLLAAAAFAINCLIEQEVDARMLRTARRPTARGSIMPQQVIALSGLLGGAGMLVLYNLVNPLTMWLTFATFVGYAVIYTIILKPRTPQNIVIGGLSGAMPPALGWAAIADAAPAQAWVLVLIIFIWTPPHFWALALYRTNDYVKAGLPMLPVTHGQKFTRLHILLYSIALLATTLLPYAIQMSGLLYLACALVLGGVFVKYAWQLYRSYSDALARKLFRYSIVYLALLFGALLIDHWAQLLG, encoded by the coding sequence ATGACCAGTTTCGTTGCTTCGGATTCCGGATTGCTGCGCCAGTACGTGGTGCTCACCAAACCGCGTGTGACACAACTCGCGGTTTTTTGCGCTGTGATCGGGATGTTCCTGGCGGCGCCCGGGATGCCGGACCTGAAGCGGGTTGCCTTCGCCACCCTGGGGATCTGGCTGCTTGCCGCCGCCGCGTTCGCCATCAATTGTCTGATCGAGCAGGAAGTCGACGCCCGCATGCTGCGCACCGCCCGGCGTCCCACTGCCCGCGGCAGCATCATGCCGCAGCAGGTGATCGCGCTGTCGGGCCTGCTCGGCGGCGCCGGCATGCTGGTGCTGTACAACCTGGTCAACCCGCTGACGATGTGGCTGACCTTTGCGACCTTCGTCGGCTACGCCGTCATCTATACGATCATCCTGAAGCCTCGCACCCCGCAGAATATCGTGATCGGCGGGCTGTCGGGCGCGATGCCGCCCGCGTTGGGTTGGGCCGCCATTGCGGACGCCGCGCCGGCGCAGGCCTGGGTGCTGGTGCTCATCATCTTTATCTGGACGCCGCCCCATTTCTGGGCGCTGGCGCTCTACCGCACCAACGACTACGTGAAGGCCGGGCTGCCGATGCTGCCGGTGACACACGGCCAGAAGTTCACGCGACTGCATATCCTGCTTTACAGCATCGCGCTGCTTGCGACGACGTTGCTGCCCTATGCGATCCAGATGAGCGGGCTGCTTTATCTGGCATGTGCGCTGGTGCTCGGCGGCGTGTTCGTCAAGTACGCCTGGCAGCTGTACCGGTCCTATTCGGATGCGCTGGCCCGGAAGCTGTTCCGCTATTCCATCGTTTACCTGGCGCTGCTGTTCGGGGCGCTTCTGATCGATCACTGGGCCCAGCTGCTGGGCTGA
- a CDS encoding SCO family protein, giving the protein MPVSPDSRRAVLRALAAAPIAGFLTACGQGSPAFKGSDISGTHLGKALSMVDQDGRPRTLADYAGKVLVVFFGYTQCPDVCPTSLAEMAQVMQALGEDAARVQVIMVTVDPERDTPEVLKQYVQTFNPTFVGLTGTPEQVRQAAQSFKVYYAKVPAKNGVDYSMDHSAAFYLLDAKGEARVLAGNGTDVDSLVHDIKALLA; this is encoded by the coding sequence ATGCCTGTTTCGCCCGATTCGCGCCGCGCGGTTCTGCGCGCCCTGGCCGCCGCCCCGATCGCGGGATTCCTGACCGCATGCGGGCAGGGGTCGCCGGCTTTCAAGGGCAGCGATATCAGCGGTACGCACCTGGGGAAGGCTTTGTCGATGGTGGACCAGGACGGGCGGCCCCGCACGCTGGCGGATTATGCCGGCAAGGTGCTGGTGGTGTTCTTCGGCTACACGCAGTGCCCGGATGTATGCCCGACGTCGCTCGCGGAGATGGCGCAGGTGATGCAGGCGCTCGGCGAGGACGCGGCGCGGGTGCAGGTGATCATGGTAACCGTGGATCCGGAGCGCGATACGCCGGAGGTCCTGAAGCAATATGTGCAGACATTCAACCCGACGTTCGTCGGGTTGACGGGGACGCCCGAGCAGGTGCGGCAGGCGGCGCAGTCGTTCAAGGTGTATTACGCGAAGGTGCCGGCGAAGAACGGCGTCGACTACAGCATGGATCACAGCGCGGCGTTTTATCTGCTGGATGCGAAGGGTGAGGCCCGCGTGCTGGCGGGTAATGGCACCGACGTGGATTCGCTCGTGCACGATATCAAGGCCTTGCTGGCCTGA
- a CDS encoding DUF3717 domain-containing protein: MDTIPISRLEDAINYWRNRSPSTGDESRLCPEAAALAVPYAMMIFARQREFTLQDLDGPAGAAFESWRAAMGQPGNANG; this comes from the coding sequence ATGGACACGATTCCCATCTCCCGCCTCGAAGACGCGATCAACTACTGGCGCAACCGCTCGCCCTCCACGGGCGACGAGTCCCGCCTCTGCCCGGAGGCCGCGGCACTGGCTGTGCCCTACGCGATGATGATCTTCGCCCGCCAGCGGGAATTCACCCTGCAAGACCTGGATGGCCCCGCCGGCGCGGCCTTCGAGTCCTGGCGCGCCGCGATGGGACAACCGGGAAACGCCAACGGCTGA
- a CDS encoding glycine zipper 2TM domain-containing protein, whose translation MNTPASSPAVTARRGLHPLVAIASVCVIALCAVAIAAILGWLPTPKAQQEAAQSATAAAPQAGAVQGAAPVAQPAPAPMPARADQVAAEQAATGQAATGQVGTNQVGTNQVGTGQVGPGQAPGAGSQAACPHCGVVVSVNTVQVPVQNRSEPILGTVAGGVVGGVVGNQFGGGNGRTAMTVLGAVGGALAGREIERNMKQQQTVTQYRLVARTNDGRTHTFRSSTPFQYAPGQAIRVENNQLLPQ comes from the coding sequence ATGAATACTCCAGCGTCTTCCCCAGCCGTCACGGCCCGTCGCGGCTTGCATCCCCTGGTCGCGATCGCGTCGGTCTGCGTGATCGCGCTGTGCGCGGTCGCCATTGCCGCCATCCTGGGTTGGCTGCCGACGCCGAAGGCACAGCAGGAAGCGGCTCAAAGCGCGACCGCGGCGGCGCCGCAAGCGGGGGCCGTTCAGGGCGCGGCGCCCGTGGCGCAGCCCGCGCCCGCACCCATGCCGGCGCGAGCGGATCAGGTTGCAGCAGAACAGGCCGCGACAGGTCAAGCCGCGACGGGCCAGGTTGGAACCAACCAGGTTGGGACGAACCAGGTTGGCACGGGCCAGGTTGGGCCCGGCCAAGCGCCCGGTGCCGGGAGCCAGGCGGCATGCCCGCATTGCGGCGTAGTGGTGTCGGTGAATACGGTCCAAGTGCCGGTGCAGAACCGCAGCGAGCCCATCCTCGGGACGGTGGCTGGCGGGGTTGTCGGTGGGGTGGTGGGAAACCAGTTCGGTGGCGGCAATGGCAGGACCGCGATGACCGTGCTGGGGGCGGTGGGCGGCGCTTTGGCAGGCCGTGAAATCGAGCGTAATATGAAACAGCAACAGACGGTGACACAGTATCGGCTGGTGGCGCGGACGAACGACGGGCGCACGCATACGTTCCGCAGCTCGACGCCGTTCCAGTACGCGCCTGGGCAAGCGATACGGGTAGAGAACAATCAATTGCTCCCGCAATAA
- the glmU gene encoding bifunctional UDP-N-acetylglucosamine diphosphorylase/glucosamine-1-phosphate N-acetyltransferase GlmU yields the protein MLNVVILAAGLGKRMQSDLPKVLHTLAGRPMLAHVLDSARALHPARIVVVVGHGAERVKAAFQGAADVAFALQQPQQGTGHAVAQAVPLLAEGDADDATLVLYGDVPLVQPGTLARLLEARQDGMAVLTETLGDPTGYGRIVRDEAGRIRRIVEHKDASDAERAIAEVNTGILVAPTRKLKDWLTRIDNRNAQGEYYLTDVVGLAVADGVPVGSAQPAAGWETLGVNSRLQQAELERVWQREQARRLLEAGASIADPARFDVRGDLTVGRDVFIDVGCVFEGTVALADGVRIGPHCVLRNVRVGAGTVVEAFSHLEDATVGADARIGPFARLRPGAALGDRTHIGNFVEVKNSVLGEDSKANHLAYIGDADIGARVNVGAGAITCNYDGANKHRTIIEDDVFIGSDSQLVAPVRVQRGATLGAGTTLTRDAPADKLTISRVRQTTIDNWQRPVKKKP from the coding sequence ATGCTGAACGTCGTCATACTCGCTGCAGGGCTGGGCAAGCGCATGCAATCCGACCTGCCCAAGGTGCTTCACACGCTGGCGGGCCGCCCCATGCTGGCCCACGTACTGGATAGCGCCCGGGCGCTGCATCCCGCCCGCATCGTCGTTGTGGTCGGGCACGGAGCCGAGCGGGTCAAGGCGGCTTTCCAGGGCGCCGCGGACGTGGCTTTCGCGCTTCAGCAGCCTCAGCAGGGTACGGGGCACGCCGTGGCGCAGGCCGTGCCTTTGCTGGCGGAAGGCGACGCCGACGACGCCACGCTGGTGCTGTATGGAGACGTGCCGCTGGTGCAGCCGGGTACGCTGGCGCGTCTGCTGGAGGCGCGCCAGGACGGCATGGCGGTCCTGACGGAAACACTGGGCGACCCGACAGGCTATGGGCGCATCGTGCGCGACGAGGCCGGCCGCATCCGTCGCATCGTGGAACACAAGGACGCCTCGGATGCGGAGCGCGCCATCGCCGAAGTGAACACCGGCATCCTGGTCGCCCCGACCCGTAAGCTGAAGGACTGGCTGACCCGCATCGATAACCGCAACGCCCAGGGCGAGTACTACCTGACCGACGTCGTGGGCCTGGCCGTGGCCGATGGCGTGCCGGTGGGCAGCGCCCAGCCGGCCGCCGGGTGGGAAACGCTGGGTGTGAACAGCCGGCTTCAGCAGGCGGAACTGGAACGCGTGTGGCAGCGCGAGCAGGCGCGACGGCTGTTGGAAGCCGGTGCGTCGATTGCCGACCCGGCCCGCTTCGATGTGCGCGGAGATCTCACCGTCGGCCGCGATGTCTTTATTGACGTCGGTTGCGTGTTCGAAGGCACGGTGGCGCTCGCGGACGGCGTGCGCATCGGGCCGCACTGCGTGCTGCGCAACGTGCGGGTTGGCGCCGGCACCGTCGTGGAGGCCTTCAGCCATCTCGAGGACGCCACGGTCGGCGCGGACGCGCGCATTGGTCCTTTCGCGCGCCTGCGGCCCGGCGCCGCGCTGGGCGACCGCACACACATCGGCAATTTCGTCGAAGTGAAGAACAGCGTGCTGGGCGAAGACAGCAAGGCCAACCATCTGGCCTACATCGGCGACGCCGACATCGGCGCGCGCGTGAACGTAGGCGCCGGCGCCATCACGTGCAATTACGATGGCGCCAACAAGCATCGGACCATCATCGAGGACGATGTGTTTATCGGGTCCGATTCGCAGTTGGTCGCGCCGGTGCGCGTCCAGCGCGGCGCCACCCTGGGCGCCGGCACCACGCTGACGCGTGACGCGCCGGCGGACAAGCTGACCATATCGCGGGTGCGCCAGACCACCATCGACAACTGGCAACGCCCGGTCAAGAAGAAGCCGTGA
- a CDS encoding MFS transporter, with protein MPAPRRYWAAGVVLLGIGLAVLDSTIANVALPTIAADLNTDPASAVWIVNAYSVSVVIMLLPLSALAERVGFRRMFGLGLALFTLASLGCSMANSLTTLTLARMFQGVGAASLMCMFGGLVRNIYPLSKLGRGISINATMVAVMSVLGPTLGSAILSVADWPWIFAVNVPFGIFGLFLVRFLPDVPRNNTRFDVISALLCMVVLGVFITGIDNLHADFIRGAGMVAISVLAGILLVRRASRQTAPLVPVDLLRIQPIAYAVAASAATFAAQMTAYVALPFYFQSVLGRPHLEVGVLMAAWPVATGVVAPFAGRMSDRFSAASLSGIGAACMALGLIWLALLPHTASNATIIAAMFVCGLGFGFFQTPNNRAMISSAPRNRSGAIGGVQATTRVFGQSFGTALVATAFGMGGHHGALLALVMGVVCAIVAVLVNTVRFSRQKTSA; from the coding sequence TTGCCCGCGCCGCGCCGCTACTGGGCGGCGGGCGTGGTGCTGCTGGGTATCGGCCTGGCGGTGCTGGACAGCACGATTGCCAACGTGGCGCTGCCGACGATCGCCGCCGACCTGAACACCGACCCGGCCAGCGCCGTCTGGATCGTGAACGCCTACAGCGTGTCGGTGGTCATCATGCTGCTGCCACTGTCCGCTTTGGCCGAACGCGTGGGTTTCCGCCGCATGTTCGGCCTGGGTTTGGCGCTGTTCACCCTGGCTTCGCTCGGCTGTTCGATGGCCAATTCGCTGACGACTCTGACGCTGGCGCGCATGTTCCAGGGGGTTGGCGCGGCATCGCTGATGTGCATGTTCGGCGGGCTGGTGCGCAATATCTATCCGCTATCCAAGCTGGGCCGTGGCATCAGCATCAATGCCACCATGGTGGCGGTCATGTCCGTACTCGGGCCGACATTGGGCTCGGCGATCCTGTCCGTGGCGGACTGGCCCTGGATCTTCGCGGTGAACGTGCCCTTCGGGATTTTCGGCCTATTCCTGGTGCGCTTCCTGCCCGACGTGCCGCGCAACAACACGCGTTTCGATGTGATCAGCGCCCTGCTCTGCATGGTGGTGCTGGGCGTGTTCATCACCGGCATCGACAACCTGCATGCGGACTTCATCAGGGGAGCGGGCATGGTCGCGATTTCGGTGCTGGCGGGCATTCTGCTGGTGCGCCGGGCATCGCGGCAGACCGCGCCTTTGGTGCCGGTGGATCTGCTGCGCATTCAGCCCATCGCGTACGCCGTCGCGGCCTCCGCCGCCACCTTTGCCGCGCAGATGACCGCCTACGTCGCGCTGCCCTTTTACTTCCAGTCCGTGCTGGGCCGGCCCCATCTGGAAGTGGGCGTGCTGATGGCGGCATGGCCGGTCGCTACGGGGGTGGTCGCCCCATTCGCGGGGCGCATGTCCGACCGGTTTTCCGCCGCGTCGCTGAGCGGCATCGGCGCGGCTTGCATGGCGCTGGGGCTGATCTGGCTGGCGCTTTTGCCGCACACCGCTTCCAACGCCACGATAATCGCCGCCATGTTCGTTTGCGGACTTGGCTTCGGCTTCTTCCAGACGCCGAACAACCGGGCGATGATTTCCTCGGCGCCCCGCAACCGCAGCGGCGCCATCGGCGGCGTACAGGCCACCACGCGGGTCTTCGGCCAAAGCTTCGGCACGGCCCTGGTGGCCACGGCGTTCGGCATGGGCGGGCATCATGGCGCCCTGCTGGCCCTCGTCATGGGCGTGGTCTGCGCCATCGTGGCGGTGCTGGTCAATACGGTGCGTTTCTCCCGCCAGAAAACGTCCGCGTGA
- a CDS encoding UDP-glucose dehydrogenase family protein, with translation MKITVVGTGYVGLVSGACLAEMGNNVMCLDVDAAKVARLKQGDIPIYEPGLEELVRRNAQAGRLQFTDDVAQSVAHGDVQFIAVGTPPGEDGSADLRYVLEAARNIGRHMTSRKIIVDKSTVPVGTADKVRQAVAEVLAQRGVDLPFSVASNPEFLKEGAAIQDFMSPDRVIVGADDDYTIGVMRRIYEPFQRTHDRLMVMDVRSAELTKYAANAMLATRISFMNEMANLAEVLGADIEQVRRGIGADPRIGYQFLYPGAGYGGSCFPKDVQALIRTADEHGLPMRVIQAVESANEAQKFRLSDKVVRRFGEDLSGRVFALWGLAFKPNTDDMREAPSLTLIAELTRRGARVRAYDPVAMQEAKKVLAGNAQVEFVPDMYKAAEGADGLLLVTEWKAFRAPDFERIRDLLKAPVILDGRNQYNAGDLKAMGFDYEGIGRA, from the coding sequence ATGAAAATTACCGTGGTCGGTACCGGCTATGTCGGTTTGGTGTCCGGCGCATGCCTGGCCGAGATGGGCAACAACGTCATGTGCCTGGACGTCGACGCCGCCAAGGTCGCCAGGCTGAAGCAGGGCGACATTCCCATCTATGAGCCCGGCCTGGAAGAACTGGTGCGCCGCAATGCGCAGGCCGGCCGCCTGCAGTTCACGGACGACGTGGCGCAAAGCGTGGCGCACGGCGACGTGCAATTCATCGCGGTCGGCACGCCGCCCGGTGAAGACGGGTCCGCCGACCTGCGCTACGTACTGGAAGCGGCCCGCAACATCGGCCGCCACATGACGTCGCGCAAGATCATCGTCGATAAATCGACCGTGCCGGTCGGCACCGCCGACAAAGTGCGCCAGGCGGTTGCCGAAGTGCTGGCCCAGCGCGGGGTGGATTTGCCCTTCAGTGTGGCGTCGAATCCCGAGTTCCTGAAGGAAGGCGCCGCCATCCAGGATTTCATGAGCCCGGACCGCGTCATCGTGGGCGCCGACGACGACTACACCATCGGCGTGATGCGCCGTATCTACGAGCCCTTCCAGCGCACGCACGACCGCCTGATGGTGATGGACGTGCGATCCGCCGAACTGACCAAATACGCCGCCAACGCGATGCTCGCCACGCGTATTTCCTTCATGAACGAGATGGCGAATCTGGCCGAAGTGCTGGGGGCGGACATCGAACAGGTGCGGCGCGGCATCGGCGCGGACCCTCGCATCGGTTATCAATTCCTGTATCCCGGCGCGGGGTATGGCGGGTCCTGCTTTCCCAAGGACGTGCAGGCGCTGATCCGCACCGCGGACGAACACGGACTGCCCATGCGCGTCATTCAAGCCGTCGAAAGCGCCAACGAGGCGCAGAAGTTCCGGCTGTCGGACAAGGTGGTCCGCCGCTTCGGCGAGGACCTGAGCGGACGCGTGTTCGCCTTGTGGGGCCTGGCCTTCAAGCCCAACACCGACGATATGCGCGAAGCGCCCAGCCTGACGCTGATCGCGGAATTGACGCGCCGCGGCGCGCGCGTGCGCGCCTATGATCCCGTTGCCATGCAGGAAGCGAAAAAAGTGCTGGCGGGCAATGCGCAGGTCGAGTTCGTGCCGGACATGTACAAGGCCGCCGAAGGCGCGGACGGACTGCTGCTGGTCACGGAATGGAAAGCCTTCCGTGCGCCGGACTTCGAACGGATCCGGGATCTGCTCAAGGCGCCCGTCATCCTGGACGGCCGCAACCAGTACAACGCGGGCGACCTGAAGGCGATGGGCTTCGATTACGAGGGCATCGGGCGCGCATGA
- a CDS encoding glycosyltransferase family 4 protein, with amino-acid sequence MRILQLNFEKGWRGGERQTLYCMLAFRDAGHEVELLARAGGPLARRAAEQGFKVHAVRHVPAQIAFLAASGRRYDVIHAQTANTVTWAVLTKALHGRPVAFSRRTSFVVKPDEEWKTGGKWRRVDLFVAISEMAAREPRRLGIEPVIIRSAVLPAPVDTANLARLSSEFKRPGKKIIATSAALIHDKDPLTMIRAVAELAKTRVDFIFVHFGAGGNNEAQARALVTELGLESIYLFAGFRQGVEDFYAAMDVFAMSSREEALGSSVFDAFLHRVPVVSTDAGGLKESLADGRGILCPVEDHHALAQGMARLLDDAPLREAVTQRAYDYVRAEHDVRAMGDRYLAQFERLLRERGEMRGLGA; translated from the coding sequence ATGAGGATTCTGCAGCTCAACTTCGAAAAGGGCTGGCGCGGCGGCGAAAGGCAGACGCTGTACTGCATGCTGGCCTTTCGCGACGCCGGCCACGAGGTGGAACTCCTGGCGCGCGCCGGCGGCCCCCTGGCCCGGCGTGCTGCCGAGCAAGGATTCAAGGTTCACGCCGTCAGGCACGTGCCGGCGCAGATCGCCTTTCTGGCCGCCAGCGGGCGCCGCTACGACGTCATTCACGCGCAGACGGCAAACACGGTCACGTGGGCCGTACTGACCAAGGCGCTGCACGGGCGGCCGGTGGCCTTTTCGCGCCGCACGTCTTTCGTGGTGAAGCCGGACGAGGAATGGAAGACCGGCGGCAAGTGGCGCCGTGTGGACCTGTTCGTCGCCATCAGCGAGATGGCGGCGCGCGAGCCGCGCCGGCTGGGCATCGAGCCGGTGATCATCCGCAGCGCGGTGCTGCCCGCGCCCGTCGATACGGCGAATCTGGCCCGGCTGTCGTCGGAATTCAAGCGGCCCGGCAAGAAAATCATCGCTACCTCGGCGGCGCTGATCCATGACAAGGATCCGCTGACCATGATCCGGGCGGTGGCCGAGCTGGCGAAGACGCGCGTGGATTTCATCTTCGTGCATTTCGGCGCGGGCGGGAACAACGAAGCCCAGGCCCGCGCGCTGGTGACGGAACTCGGCCTGGAATCCATCTACCTGTTCGCGGGGTTTCGGCAGGGCGTCGAAGATTTCTACGCGGCGATGGACGTGTTCGCCATGAGTTCGCGCGAAGAAGCGCTGGGCAGCAGCGTGTTCGACGCCTTCCTGCATCGCGTGCCGGTGGTTTCCACGGACGCGGGCGGATTGAAGGAAAGCCTGGCCGATGGCCGCGGCATCCTGTGCCCCGTGGAAGATCACCACGCCCTGGCGCAGGGCATGGCGCGCCTGCTCGACGATGCGCCGCTGCGCGAAGCCGTAACGCAACGCGCCTACGACTACGTGCGGGCAGAGCACGACGTGCGCGCCATGGGCGACCGGTATCTCGCACAATTCGAGCGCTTGCTGCGCGAACGCGGCGAGATGCGCGGCCTCGGGGCCTGA
- a CDS encoding Lrp/AsnC family transcriptional regulator produces MRTEPDVLAELDDLDRRILDQLQSDAALTNQELAQRVHASPPTCLRRVRRLTEMGVIEKQVAILNAAKLGSALTALIEITLDVQAAERLDEFEARMQAEPAILQCYRVSPGPDFLLVAQVRDMPAYHALVHRAFTAQANVRNVRTFFSVHRAKFETRIRID; encoded by the coding sequence ATGCGAACCGAGCCCGACGTATTGGCCGAGCTGGATGACCTGGACCGCCGCATCCTGGACCAGCTCCAGTCCGACGCCGCGCTGACGAACCAGGAGCTTGCCCAGCGCGTACATGCCTCCCCGCCCACCTGCCTGCGGCGCGTGCGGCGTCTCACGGAAATGGGCGTCATCGAGAAACAGGTGGCGATCCTGAACGCGGCGAAGCTGGGCAGCGCCTTGACGGCGCTGATCGAAATCACGCTGGATGTACAGGCGGCCGAGCGGCTGGACGAATTCGAGGCGCGGATGCAGGCAGAACCCGCCATCCTGCAGTGCTACCGGGTATCGCCCGGCCCCGATTTCCTGCTGGTGGCGCAGGTCAGGGACATGCCGGCCTATCACGCCTTGGTGCACCGCGCGTTCACAGCGCAGGCCAACGTACGCAACGTGCGCACGTTCTTCTCGGTACACCGGGCGAAGTTCGAGACGCGGATCCGCATCGATTGA
- the glmS gene encoding glutamine--fructose-6-phosphate transaminase (isomerizing) — MCGIVGAVAQRDITPILVEGLRRLEYRGYDSCGVAVYADGELRRTRSTERVAELCEQIQRDKLAGFTGISHTRWATHGAPATHNAHPHFSSFGKDAPRIALVHNGIIENHDELRAELQAAGYVFESQTDTEVIAHLVNHLYAGDLFDAVQQAVRRLTGAYAIAVFCRDEPHRVVGARQGSPLVVGLGENENFLASDALALAGTTDRIIYLEDGDVVDLQLTRVWIVDEQGRAVDRKVNTVQVHTGAAELGPYRHFMQKEIFEQPRAVGDTLQDIETITPELFGDGAYRVFKDTESVLILACGTSYYAGLTAKYWIESLAKIPVAVEIASEYRYRDSVPNPRTLVVTISQSGETADTLAALKHARSLGMENTLTICNVATSAMVRECKLAFITRAGVEIGVASTKAFTTQLTALFMLTLALAQTHGRLTDEQEADHIKALRHLPVAIGSVLALEPQIIGWAERFANKENALFLGRGLHYPIALEGALKLKEISYIHAEAYPAGELKHGPLALVTEQMPVVTIAPNDTLLEKLKSNMQEVRARGGELYVFADADSRIASGNGTHVIRMPEHYGKLSPILHTVPLQLLAYHTACARGTDVDKPRNLAKSVTVE; from the coding sequence ATGTGCGGCATTGTTGGCGCCGTCGCTCAGCGCGACATCACCCCCATCCTGGTCGAGGGCCTGCGGCGGCTGGAATACCGGGGCTACGACTCCTGCGGCGTGGCGGTTTACGCGGACGGCGAGCTGCGGCGCACCCGCAGCACCGAACGCGTGGCCGAGCTGTGCGAGCAAATCCAGCGCGACAAGCTGGCGGGCTTTACCGGCATTTCTCACACGCGCTGGGCGACCCATGGCGCGCCGGCCACGCATAACGCGCACCCCCATTTTTCCAGCTTCGGCAAGGACGCTCCGCGCATCGCGCTCGTCCACAACGGCATCATCGAAAACCATGATGAGCTGCGCGCCGAGCTGCAGGCCGCCGGCTACGTTTTCGAAAGCCAGACCGATACGGAAGTCATCGCGCATCTGGTCAATCACCTGTACGCCGGCGACCTCTTCGACGCCGTGCAACAGGCCGTGCGCCGGCTGACGGGCGCGTACGCCATCGCCGTTTTCTGCCGCGATGAACCGCATCGCGTCGTCGGCGCGCGGCAAGGTTCGCCGCTGGTCGTGGGCCTGGGGGAGAACGAAAACTTCCTGGCCTCGGACGCGCTCGCCCTGGCCGGGACCACCGATCGCATCATCTATCTGGAAGACGGCGACGTGGTCGACCTGCAATTGACGCGGGTGTGGATCGTGGATGAACAGGGCCGTGCCGTCGATCGCAAGGTCAATACCGTGCAGGTTCACACCGGCGCGGCCGAGCTGGGCCCGTACCGGCACTTCATGCAGAAGGAGATTTTCGAGCAGCCGCGCGCGGTGGGCGATACCTTGCAGGACATCGAGACGATCACGCCGGAACTGTTTGGCGATGGCGCGTATCGCGTCTTCAAGGATACGGAATCGGTGCTGATCCTGGCCTGCGGCACGAGCTACTACGCCGGCCTGACGGCGAAATACTGGATCGAGTCCCTGGCCAAGATACCGGTGGCCGTGGAGATCGCCAGCGAGTACCGGTATCGCGACAGCGTGCCGAATCCGCGCACGCTGGTGGTAACCATCTCGCAGTCGGGTGAAACCGCCGACACGCTTGCCGCGCTCAAGCATGCGCGCAGCCTGGGCATGGAAAACACGCTGACGATCTGCAACGTAGCGACCAGCGCGATGGTGCGCGAATGCAAGCTGGCCTTCATCACGCGCGCCGGCGTCGAAATCGGCGTGGCATCGACCAAGGCGTTCACGACGCAGCTCACGGCGCTGTTCATGCTGACGCTGGCGCTGGCGCAGACGCATGGCCGTCTGACGGACGAACAAGAGGCCGACCACATCAAGGCCTTGCGTCACCTGCCGGTGGCCATCGGCTCCGTGCTGGCGCTCGAACCGCAGATCATCGGCTGGGCGGAACGCTTCGCGAACAAGGAAAACGCGCTGTTCCTGGGGCGCGGTCTGCATTACCCGATTGCCCTGGAAGGCGCGTTGAAGCTGAAGGAGATCAGCTACATCCACGCCGAGGCGTACCCGGCCGGCGAGTTGAAGCACGGCCCGCTGGCCCTGGTGACCGAGCAGATGCCGGTGGTCACGATCGCGCCCAACGATACGCTGCTGGAGAAGCTGAAGTCCAACATGCAGGAAGTGCGCGCGCGCGGCGGCGAGCTGTATGTCTTCGCGGACGCCGACAGCCGCATCGCCAGCGGCAACGGCACGCACGTGATCCGGATGCCGGAACACTACGGGAAGCTGTCGCCCATCCTGCATACGGTGCCGCTGCAGCTGCTGGCCTATCACACGGCATGCGCACGCGGAACGGACGTGGACAAGCCGCGCAATCTGGCAAAGAGCGTGACGGTGGAATGA
- a CDS encoding class I SAM-dependent methyltransferase, with amino-acid sequence MLDCEAIYRKCPDPWRVRTDWYERRKRGLLIGSLTQPRYGRALELACGNGAMTCVLAQRCDDLIAADAAPTAVLLTEQAVREEGLANVRVAVARVPAQWPAQEDAGLDLIVVSELAYYLAPHDLAQLLAQCAASLNQGGEWVMCHFVKDFPERTRSTRDIHADVDRIPGLAKVVSHQDELFQLDVWRKQTS; translated from the coding sequence ATGCTCGATTGCGAAGCGATATACCGCAAGTGTCCCGATCCCTGGCGGGTGCGCACGGACTGGTACGAGCGGCGCAAGCGCGGCCTGCTCATCGGTTCTCTGACGCAACCCCGTTATGGCCGCGCCCTGGAGCTGGCATGCGGCAACGGCGCCATGACGTGCGTTCTGGCTCAGCGGTGCGACGACCTGATAGCGGCCGACGCGGCGCCCACGGCCGTGCTGTTGACGGAGCAGGCCGTGCGGGAAGAAGGCTTGGCCAACGTGCGCGTCGCCGTGGCGCGAGTGCCGGCGCAATGGCCGGCGCAAGAGGATGCCGGCCTGGACCTGATCGTCGTATCGGAACTGGCCTACTACCTGGCTCCGCACGATCTCGCGCAGCTGCTGGCGCAATGCGCGGCTTCGCTGAACCAGGGCGGGGAATGGGTCATGTGCCATTTCGTCAAAGACTTCCCGGAACGGACGCGATCCACGCGGGACATCCATGCCGACGTGGATCGTATCCCCGGGCTCGCCAAGGTGGTCAGCCATCAAGACGAACTGTTCCAGCTGGACGTCTGGCGCAAGCAGACGTCCTGA